The Poecilia reticulata strain Guanapo linkage group LG13, Guppy_female_1.0+MT, whole genome shotgun sequence genome has a segment encoding these proteins:
- the prss16 gene encoding thymus-specific serine protease translates to EVDTFWDVEHQHEEPNQDNSFHGIGQASYVPCPQWINHSQQPVHADESDEDGTGADVVAKQHRDEDTGQVTQRPTVRGIEVDPHRQGRILSKINQRYRDLQTRKHKEFFLTLLASKSKPLQHVTEGRVHQPLDHFNRQNVKTFTQRFFVNEAYWQRPDGPVFLFIGGEGPIYNFDVLAGHHVDMAKEHRALLLAVEHRFYGDSINPDGLKTENLADLSSQQALADLAVFHQYISQSFNLSSRNTWISFGGSYSGSLSAWFRGKFPNLVYGAVASSAPVKAKLDFSEYSNVVGLGLMNEAVGGSEKCLAKVREAFVLVEATLLDGNFTKVAGDFGCCQTPTNPDDQMELMQNLADIIMGSVQYNEEGVLMSIKELCGVMTETSEEKEAELEAYNRLVKLSQMYHNTSDESCLDVSHEETVKNLMDTSHKSRRRAERQWTYQTCTEFGFYQTCEDTTCPFSGMVTLQAQSKICTKVFGISQHSLPSRIAFTNSYYGGDNPNTYRVLYVNGGVDPWKELSVVQDSSEESQTVFIKDTAHCADMSKERLTDRHSLRKARQEIENHVARWLKTAALEKMTKSGA, encoded by the exons GAAGTGGATACCTTCTGGGATGTTGAGCACCAACACGAAGAGCCAAACCAGGACAACTCCTTTCACGGCATTGGACAGGCTTCGTATGTGCCGTGTCCTCAGTGGATAAACCACAGCCAGCAGCCGGTCCACGCTGATGAAAGTGATGAAGATGGAACTGGAGCGGATGTTGTTGCGAAACAGCATCGTGACGAAGACACAGGTCAAGTTACTCAAAGGCCAACTGTCCGTGGCATAGAAGTAGACCCTCATAGGCAAG GACGGATTCTGTCAAAGATTAATCAGCGTTACCGTGATCTCCAGACTCGGAAACACAAAGAGTTTTTCCTGACGCTCCTTGCTAGCAAAAGTAAACCTCTTCAACATGTGACCGAGGGCCGGGTTCACCAGCCGCTGGACCACTTCAATCGACAAAATGTCAAGACCTTTACTCAG AGGTTCTTCGTAAACGAGGCATATTGGCAGCGGCCCGATGGTCCGGTGTTTCTCTTCATTGGTGGAGAAGGTCCAATCTATAACTTTGATGTTCTTGCAG GTCATCATGTTGACATGGCTAAAGAGCACAGGGCTCTGCTGCTGGCTGTGGAGCACCGTTTCTATGGCGACAGCATCAATCCTGATGGCCTAAAAACAGAGAACCTGGCAGACCTGAGCAGCCAGCAGGC ACTTGCTGACTTGGCTGTATTTCATCAGTACATCAGTCAGAGCTTCAATCTAAGCAGCAGAAACACCTGGATCAGCTTTGGAGGCTCATACTCAGGATCTCTATCCGCCTGGTTTAGAGGAAAG TTTCCAAATCTGGTGTATGGAGCTGTGGCTTCCTCTGCTCCTGTGAAGGCAAAGCTGGATTTTTCTGAGTATAGCAAC GTTGTCGGCTTGGGCCTGATGAATGAGGCTGTTGGCGGCTCAGAGAAG TGTCTGGCTAAAGTGCGGGAAGCATTTGTTCTTGTCGAAGCAACGCTGCTGGATGGAAATTTCACCAAGGTGGCTGGCGACTTCGGCTGCTGTCAGACTCCCACAAATCCTGATGATCAG ATGGAGTTGATGCAAAACTTGGCTGACATCATCATGGGAAGTGTGCAGTACAACGAAGAAGGAGTGTTGATGTCGATAAAGGAGCTGTGTGGCGTTATGACCGAAACAAGTGAGGAGAAGGAGGCAGAGTTGGAGGCCTACAACCGTCTTGTGAAACTCTCACAG ATGTACCACAACACCTCTGATGAATCGTGTCTGGACGTTTCTCATGAGGAAACGGTGAAGAACCTGATGGACACGTCTCAcaagagcagaagaagagcagagagaCAGTGGACTTACCAGACCTGCACTGAATTTGGCttct ATCAGACCTGTGAGGACACTACCTGTCCGTTCTCTGGGATGGTAACCCTACAGGCTCAGTCTAAGATCTGTACCAAGGTGTTTGGTATTTCCCAGCATTCTTTGCCTTCACGCATCGCCTTCACAAACAGTTACTACGGAGGGGACAACCCCAACACCTACAGGGTCCTGTATGTTAATG GTGGAGTAGACCCATGGAAGGAGCTGTCAGTGGTTCAGGACAGCAGTGAGGAATCTCAGACAGTTTTCATTAAGGACACTGCACACTGTGCCGACATGTCGAAGGAAAGACTAACAGACCGCCACTCACTCAGGAAGGCGAGGCAG GAAATTGAGAACCATGTCGCCCGCTGGTTGAAGACAGCCGCCCTGGAGAAGATGACAAAATCAGGAGCATAA